The Chelonoidis abingdonii isolate Lonesome George chromosome 9, CheloAbing_2.0, whole genome shotgun sequence genome has a segment encoding these proteins:
- the MNS1 gene encoding meiosis-specific nuclear structural protein 1 isoform X1, with amino-acid sequence MSMRRPPQLNVAQLNQKKMRELYHKDLLQLAHEKKLERIRQLEVMWDAEKRVDQKRLTRLLKDEEYERQMEEAIQKAEENKKLKEQQLEQEERLATELARLNYEKLKDEKMRQQIRENSLELRELEKKLKSAYMNKERAAQIAEKEAIRYEKMKRDAEISQKMKEEQERVIMEESSAELRRNKEKILYQQELEKQLEEQEKKKQDAYEEFLKEKLMIDEIVRKIYEEDQMERQLKLEKMRATQRYIEEFKNEQAIWKRKKREEMEEENRKIMEFANMQQQREEDRMAKAQASEERKQKLQNMIAQNLEREQQEREDLEQVRQELYLEEQAEADRKREMAEMEKRIRQRLELRQTYEAQLAFRKIVLQALQEEEEAFRQKMLAKFAEDDRIEQMNAQKRRMKQLEHRKAVEKLIEERHKQFLADKERELEERQLEDRRQGNIYAIVEEERQKLLKEHATKLLGYLPRGILRDEDDVNMLGEEFRKAYQKRKEDVYSEDN; translated from the exons ATG TCGATGAGAAGGCCTCCGCAGCTGAATGTTGCCCAGCTGAATCAGAAAAAGATGAGGGAGTTGTATCACAAAGATCTCCTCCAATTGGCACATGAAAAAAAGTTGGAGAGGATCAGGCAATTGGAGGTGATGTGGGATGCTGAGAAACGGGTTGATCAGAAGCGTCTCACAAGATTGCTGAAAGATGAAGAGTATGAAAGGCAGATGGAGGAAGCTATTCAAAAA gcagaagaaaacaaaaaactgaaagaacagcagctggagcaggaggaaAGACTGGCAACTGAGTTGGCAAGATTAAACTATGAAAAACTTAAAGATGAAAAAATGAGGCAGCAAATAAGAGAGAACAg TCTTGAACTTCGAGAATTAGAGAAGAAACTGAAATCTGCTTACATGAATAAAGAAAGGGCTGCCCAGATTGCTGAAAAAGAAGCTATAAGATATGAGAAAATG AAACGTGATGCTGAAATATCACAAAAGATGAAGGAAGAGCAGGAAAGGGTGATAATGGAAGAGAGTTCTGCAGAACTGAGGCGAAATAAGGAGAAAATACTTTATCAGCAAGAACTGGAGAAACAGCTTgaggaacaagaaaaaaagaagcaggaTGCTTATGAGGAGTTCCTAAAAGAAAAACTCATGATTGATGAAATCGTAAGAAAGATCTATGAGGAAGACCAAAT GGAAAGACAACTCAAGTTAGAGAAAATGAGAGCAACTCAGAGATACATAGAAGAATTTAAAAACGAACAGGCTATTTGGAAGAGAAAGAAGCGTGAagaaatggaagaagaaaatagGAAAATCATGGAGTTTGCCAACATGCAGCAGCAAAGAGAAGAAGATCGGATGGCTAAAGCTCAAGCGAgtgaggaaagaaaacaaaagctcCAGAACATG ATTGCGCAGAATCTGGAAAGAGAGCAACAGGAGCGTGAAGATCTGGAACAAGTGCGGCAAGAGCTATATCTTGAGGAACAAGCTGAGGCAGACAGAAAAAGGGAGATG GCAGAAATGGAGAAGAGAATTAGGCAGCGTCTAGAGTTAAGGCAAACATATGAAGCACAATTAGCCTTCAGGAAGATAGTACTGCAGGCTTTGCAAGAAGAAGAAGAGGCCTTCAGACAGAAGATGTTAGCCAAGTTTGCAGAGGATGATCGCATTGAACAGATGAATGCTCAGAAACGAAGAATGAAACAGCTTGAGCACAGAAAGGCCGTGGAAAAACTCATTGAAGAGCGTCACAAACAGTTCCTTGCAGACAAA GAGCGTGAACTTGAAGAAAGGCAATTGGAAGACAGAAGACAAGGAAATATTTATGCAATTGTtgaagaagagagacagaaacTTCTTAAAGAACATGCAACTAAATTATTGGGGTATCTTCCTAGA GGAATACTCAGAGATGAAGATGATGTTAATATGCTTGGTGAGGAGTTTAGGAAGGCTTATCAGAAGAGAAAAGAGGATGTGTATTCAGAAGATAACTGA
- the MNS1 gene encoding meiosis-specific nuclear structural protein 1 isoform X2, giving the protein MRQQIRENSLELRELEKKLKSAYMNKERAAQIAEKEAIRYEKMKRDAEISQKMKEEQERVIMEESSAELRRNKEKILYQQELEKQLEEQEKKKQDAYEEFLKEKLMIDEIVRKIYEEDQMERQLKLEKMRATQRYIEEFKNEQAIWKRKKREEMEEENRKIMEFANMQQQREEDRMAKAQASEERKQKLQNMIAQNLEREQQEREDLEQVRQELYLEEQAEADRKREMAEMEKRIRQRLELRQTYEAQLAFRKIVLQALQEEEEAFRQKMLAKFAEDDRIEQMNAQKRRMKQLEHRKAVEKLIEERHKQFLADKERELEERQLEDRRQGNIYAIVEEERQKLLKEHATKLLGYLPRGILRDEDDVNMLGEEFRKAYQKRKEDVYSEDN; this is encoded by the exons ATGAGGCAGCAAATAAGAGAGAACAg TCTTGAACTTCGAGAATTAGAGAAGAAACTGAAATCTGCTTACATGAATAAAGAAAGGGCTGCCCAGATTGCTGAAAAAGAAGCTATAAGATATGAGAAAATG AAACGTGATGCTGAAATATCACAAAAGATGAAGGAAGAGCAGGAAAGGGTGATAATGGAAGAGAGTTCTGCAGAACTGAGGCGAAATAAGGAGAAAATACTTTATCAGCAAGAACTGGAGAAACAGCTTgaggaacaagaaaaaaagaagcaggaTGCTTATGAGGAGTTCCTAAAAGAAAAACTCATGATTGATGAAATCGTAAGAAAGATCTATGAGGAAGACCAAAT GGAAAGACAACTCAAGTTAGAGAAAATGAGAGCAACTCAGAGATACATAGAAGAATTTAAAAACGAACAGGCTATTTGGAAGAGAAAGAAGCGTGAagaaatggaagaagaaaatagGAAAATCATGGAGTTTGCCAACATGCAGCAGCAAAGAGAAGAAGATCGGATGGCTAAAGCTCAAGCGAgtgaggaaagaaaacaaaagctcCAGAACATG ATTGCGCAGAATCTGGAAAGAGAGCAACAGGAGCGTGAAGATCTGGAACAAGTGCGGCAAGAGCTATATCTTGAGGAACAAGCTGAGGCAGACAGAAAAAGGGAGATG GCAGAAATGGAGAAGAGAATTAGGCAGCGTCTAGAGTTAAGGCAAACATATGAAGCACAATTAGCCTTCAGGAAGATAGTACTGCAGGCTTTGCAAGAAGAAGAAGAGGCCTTCAGACAGAAGATGTTAGCCAAGTTTGCAGAGGATGATCGCATTGAACAGATGAATGCTCAGAAACGAAGAATGAAACAGCTTGAGCACAGAAAGGCCGTGGAAAAACTCATTGAAGAGCGTCACAAACAGTTCCTTGCAGACAAA GAGCGTGAACTTGAAGAAAGGCAATTGGAAGACAGAAGACAAGGAAATATTTATGCAATTGTtgaagaagagagacagaaacTTCTTAAAGAACATGCAACTAAATTATTGGGGTATCTTCCTAGA GGAATACTCAGAGATGAAGATGATGTTAATATGCTTGGTGAGGAGTTTAGGAAGGCTTATCAGAAGAGAAAAGAGGATGTGTATTCAGAAGATAACTGA